CGACACCGTTTACCACTACCGCTTCCGCGCCGGAGCGGCCCAGTCGATGGTGGGGCAGACCAAGACCCTGCCGGTGGGCAGCGGCCCGGTGCGGCTGGCCGTGTTCTCCTGCGCCAACTTCACCGCCGCCGAGGAATTCCTCGCCTACGCCCGGGCCGCCGCCGTCCATGCGGTGAACCCGTACGACGCCCTGGTGCATGTGGGCGATTACATCTACGAGTACGGCCCCGGGGGCTTCGGTGAGGCGGAAGATGCCGCCGGCGACCGTGGCTTCCTGCCCAACCGCGAGATCGTCAGCCTCGACGACTACCGGCTCCGCTATGCCCAGTACCACACCGACGCCAATCTCCAGGCGTTGCGGGCCGCGGCGCCGCTGATCGCCATCTGGGACGACCACGAGACCGCCAACGACAGCTGGGCCGGTGGCGCCCAGAACCACCAGAGCGCCACCGAGGGCGACTGGATCAGCCGGCGCGACGCCGCCCTGAAGGCCTACCACGAGTGGCTGCCGATCCGGGAACCCGGCCTGCGCCAGAGCGGGGACGGGGCCACCGCCCTCACGCCGCTCACCCAGGGCTACCGCTCCTTCGATTTCGGCGACGTCCTGGCGCTGCACATCCTCGAAACCCGTCTCACCGCCCGCGATGAGCAGCTGGAGTACCCCGATGCCGCCGCCGTGCAGGCCCGCATCGGCGCGATCCTCGCCGATCCGTCCCTGGTGGCGGCCTATGCGAACAGGCTGGGGCTCACCCCGCCGGCCTCCCCCGCGGCGGTGCCGGCCTTTGCCGCCGGCCTGGCTCCCCTGGTCACCCAGGAACTGGTGCTGGCCACCGTGCAGCAGGCCTGGGGCGATCCCGGCCGTGATCTCCTTGGCGACAGCCAGATGGCCTGGCTGCAGCAACGCATGGCCGGATCGTCCGCCGCCTGGCAGGTGCTGGGCCAGTCGGTGCTGATGCAGTCGATGGCGGTGCCCGCAGAACTGCTGCTGGATGCCGGCAACCCCGCCCTGCTCGACAAGTACGCCGCCCCGCTGCAGAAACTCGCCACCGGGACCCCCTTCAACCAGCTCTCCCCGGCGGAGCAGGCCCTGTTCGCCGAGGCCGGCAAGATCCCCTACAACCTCGACGCCTGGGACGGCTACGGGGTGGAGCGGGAAACGATCCTGCAGAGCGCCCTGGCCCTGGGCAAGCGGCTGATCAGCCTGGCAGGCGACACCCACAACGCCTGGGCCGGCGTGCTCGACACGATGACGGCGGGAACCCGCCCCGCCGGCAGCCTGGCCGGCCTGGAGTTCGCCACCCCCGGGGTCACCTCGCCGGGGCTGGAGAGGTATCTTCCCGGCGCCGATGCCTACATCCGGGCGAACTACCCCGCCGTCGATGGTCTCGACGGTCTGTTCATGGGCTACATCAACGGACTGGCCTACGCCGATGTGAACCGGCGCGGCTTCCTCGATCTCACCGTCAGCACCGATCGCGTGGACGGCGCGTTCCACCTGCTCTCCGGCACCGACCCGATCACCGACCAGCCCGCCTGGGCCATCGAGACGGTGACCGGTTCGGCCGACCTCAGCCTGGCGGTGGCTCCCGAACGGGGCGGGCCGATCCTCTGGCAGACCGGCTGGAAGGAACTCGATCTGGTCTTCGGCGCCGCGGTGGATAACGGTGGCAACGTCACCCTGCTCGATCCGGCGACCTTCGGGGCCGTGCCCGAGCAGGGCATCCAGTTCGCCAACGTGACGGTGATCGGTTCCGAGGCGCCGGACAGCGTCTACGTCGGTGTGGGCTCCCGCACTGAGGGCCGGGGCGGCAGTGACCAGTTCTTCAACACCGAAAGCCTGGGCGGCAACGTCCTGGTGGGCGGCGGCGGCGGTGACCAGTTCTTCCTGGGCCAGGCCAGGGATGTCGTCATCGGTGGCCGCCTGATCGACCCTGCCGCCACCCCTGGGCTGGCGCCCGCCACGGCCCTGGCGGACAACGAGGCCGATCAGTTCCTGATCGACAGCTCCGTCGCCGCGCAGGCAGCCGAGCCGCTGCAGATCAGGGACTTCGAAGTGGGCAAGGATCTGGCCTTGATCGATGGGATTCAGGTTCAAGGCAGCTGGGCGCAGATCCAACAAGCTCTTGCTGCTGCCGGCATCCAGGCCAATGCGGCGCCGGAGCTGGCCACGCCATCGGCCCCTCCGGCCCTCACCGTGATTCCCGGTGTCCAGGTGCTTCAGAACCTCGGGGCCTTCGGCCTGGATGCCGATGGCGACAGCCTGCGGCTGGTCGTCCTGGAGGGCCCGGCGTGGATCCGCGCCGACCACAGAACCCTCAGCATCACCGCCCCCGCCGGCTTTGGCCCCGCCGACCTGGCCAGCCTCAATCTGCGGCTGGGGTTCTTCGATGGACAGGCGGTCACCGCCTTTACGCCGACGCTGACGATCGGTGCCATTCCTCCCTCCGAACCGGGGAATCCGGTCGTTGTGGTCATCACCCCGGGGGGCGACAGCCAAGTGGTTGCCGTCAACATCACTGGTGGCACGTTCCAGGCTGATCGGCCCTTCCAGGTGGTGCCAACCAGCTCCCCGCTGGATCCTGAGGATCAGAGCGCCGTTGATTTCGGCATTGATCTCGATCCGGGTCTGGCCCAGGCAACCGTCAGCTTCGAGCTCGCCGCTCTCACCGTTGGAGCCCCCTTCAACGACACACCAACCAGCCGCTGGACGGCCGCCTCCACCAACCCCGCCACCGGCGCAATGGCGCCGTTGACCTACGACCCACGTCAGGGCAGCGGCGCCCGTTTCTACGACCTTGACGCCGATGGTGCCGCGGAGTTCCTGCACCTCTCCTTGCGTGATGGCGGTCCTGGTGACCAGGGGCCGGCGGCGGATGGCGAGATCCTGCAGTCGGTGACCGCCGGGACGGTGGATCTCAAGCCTGTCTTTGATCGGGTGGATCCGTTCACCCTCACGGTCGCGGATCCCTCCAAGGCCGCAGCCTCTGCCAGCCTGGTGCTGCGGGCGACCCTGACAGGCCGTCCCGCCAGCTCCAACCAGATCGGCTACGTGGTGCTCGAGGCCAACGAGTTGGCTGGTGCCGACACGCTGCTGGCGGATCTGGCGGCGATCCGCTCTCGCGCCCAGACCCTTTTCTCCACCCTGGAAAGCTCCGACGTCAGCCTGGCGGCGGGCACCACGTTCGATCGCGAGATCCTGCTGGTCAACGGCCAGTCGGTGCGTTTCTTCGAGGTGGTCGATGCCAGCCTCGAAGATCTCTCCAGTGCCAGCGACACGCGCTTGCGCTTCTTCCGCCCCGACGCTCCGTCCAGCTTGAACCGTTCGGTGAGCTTCGCCTCCAGCACCGGCGTCGACGTGGCGCTCGAGCTCCTCGACACCGACCAGGGGCTTGATGCGCTGATCGGCCAGGAACAGGGCCTGGCCCCGGTCCTGGATTTCACCGCCTTCTCTGCGGCCCAGGCGGTCCAGGGCACCCTGGTGCTGAGCCGGGAAGCCGACTTCGATGCCATCACCGGCTTCTACCGCGCCCTCGATGCCGGCGGCACCGTGCGCGACGCCGCCGGCAACCTGGTGCGCCCCGGTGAGGCCAACTACCGCAGCGCCGCCCTGCGCGCCGACAACCTCGTCACCGAGTTGCAAGACCTCCAGGTCGGAGATAACGCCTCCAGCGTCACAGCGGTGACCATCTCGGAATCCTCCTTCCTGGCGCCCTTTGCCCAGGTGCGCGGTCAGACCTTCTTTGCCTATGCCGGGGCCAACAGCGACGGCATCGGCCACTTCCGCAGCCTGGGCACCAATCTCTTCGGTCTGGAAGATGTCCTCGGTGGTGGTGACCGCGACTTCGACGATCATGTGATCGGCTTCAACTTCAGCCAGGTCGTCTGAAGTCGGATCAGCACAGACGTCTGGCCCATAAAAAAACCCTGCCGAGGCAGGGTTTGAACCGTCATCCGGTGCGCAGGGCTGGCCTGGTTCAGCCGACGCTCCAGACGCCACCAGCGATGTTGGCCAGCGGGGATTGGATGGCGGTGCTGCAGAGGAACCAGGCGAAGGCGGCGCCACCGCAGCCACCCAGCCAGAAGCCACTGGCGAATTCCGCCCAGCCGGCTTTGGTGAACAGGTCGGCGGGGGGGTTGTCGATGGTGGCGTCGGCGGGCTGGACGTTGGGGCCGCTGCCGGCGGTGCCGTAGATCGACAGACAGATGGTCAGAATCGACACCAGGCCGATGGCGGCGAGCAGCCCGGCGGTGCTGGCGAACTCGGTGGCACGCAGGGGGCCGGTGTAGGCGAAGGGCCCGTAGAGGAAGTAGCCGTGGGCCATGCCCACCTCAAGTCCACGACGGTTGGGGGAGAGGGAGGGCCGATACGCCGGCAGGGCGTTCAGAAAAGCCTTGGTGAAATAGCTGCTGTTAACGGGGGTGGCCAGATTGCCGACGGTTGGGTCGGCGACAGGGGTCACGGTCATGGGGGGCGGATCAGGGGGTCGTCGGAAGGGGAGGCGAGTGACGCTGGGGTCTGGGCCCGTCGTCAGTCGGTCGCCTCGATCACGTTGAACAGCAGGGCCATGGCCACCGCTGCGCCGAGGATTCCCACCAGGGGAACCATCACGGACGGCATCCAGGCAACGACAAATTCACCAGTCATGGCTTGGGCCAATAGGAACCGCCGGTACTGTAAGGACCCCTTCCTGCCTGGGTTCTCAGGGGAGCGGGGGGCGACATAAAAGTTCAGCCGGCGCCGCCGCGCAGCGTGGCCCGCACCCGGTAGATCGGTCGGCCCTGGCTCTCGTGGTAGGTGCGCATCTGCAGTTCCGCCAGCAACCCGAAACTGAACAGCTGCACCCCGCTGAGGATCGCCAGCACGGCCATCAGCAGCAGGGGACGGTTGCCGATGTCGGCCCCCAGCAGCAGCTTCTCGCCCACCAGCCAGAGGGCGATGGCCAGGCCCGCCCCCAGGGCCAGCAGGCCGGCGAAGCCGAACACATGCATCGGCCGGGTCAGGAACCGCTTCATGAACCACACCGTCAGCAGATCCATCAACACCCGGAAGGTGCGGTCGAGGCCGTAATTGCTGCGCCCGTAGAGACGGGCCTGGTGGGACACCTTCACCTCGCCGATACGGGCGCCTTCGATGAAAGCCAGGGCCGGCAGGAAGCGGTGCAGTTCTCCGTAGAGGTTCATGTCGCTGACCACCTCCCGCCGGTACGCCTTCAGGGAGCAGCCGTAGTCGTGCAGACGCACCCCCGTCACCCGGGCGATCAGACGGTTGGCCACCAGGGAGGGCAGCAGCCGGTTGAGGGCTCCGTCCTGGCGATGCTGCCGCCAACCGCTCACCAGGTCGAGGTCGTCCTGCTCCAGCCGGGTCAGCAGCAGCGGGATGTCGGCGGGATCGTTCTGGAGGTCGCCGTCGAGGGTGACGATCACTCCACCGCCGCTGGCATCGAAGCCGGCCGCCATGGCGGCCGTCTGCCCGTAGTTGCGCCGCAACAACACGGCCACCAGTTCCGGCACCTGGCTGGCCAGGTGCCGCAGCACCGCCTGGGTGCCGTCCTTGGATCCGTCGTCCACCAGCACCAGCTCGAATGGCCGCCCCAGGGGCCTCAGGGCCGCCAGCAGCTTCTCCACCAGCAGGGGGACGCTGGCCTCCTCGTTGTAGAGGGGCACCACCACCGACAGGCTGGCGGTCTCCGCCATGGCCCCACCCAGCGCAGGTTGCACGGTACCCGCCCCGGGTACCGGGCCCCTGTGCTCAGGGAGGCAGCGGACTGCCGTCGTGGCTGTGCATCACCCGCCCCGCGCCCCGCAGTTCGGCCCGGTAGTGGCAGGCCACCGGATCCTGGTTGCGTGGATTCAGGTCGTCGATGCCGATGCCGTCACGGCCGTGCTGGCGTCCGGAGCTGTGCAGGTAGCGGCCCCCGCCCAGGTGCAGGGCCACGTGGGTGCAGCGCCGCGGGGTGCCGAAGAAGATCAGATCCCCCGGCAGCAGCAGGCTGGTGACGCCGCTGGCCACCGCCACCGGGCGGCAGAAGCGCTCCTGCAGATAGGCATCCCTGGGCAACCAGATGCCGGCCTGGGCGAAGGCGCTCTGCACCAACCCCGAGCAGTCGAAATCGGGACCCAGGGTGCCCCCCCACAGGTAGCGGTTGGGCTGGTGACGGGCGGCCTCGGCGAAGGCGAGCACCGCCTCCAGACGGGCGGCGATCCTGGCGCGATCGAGGCGGGGCAGCGGCGGCGGCGGGGCGGCCTGGCCGTGGCTCTCGAGGGCGAGTGCCTCCACCCAGCAGGGGTAGCCGTCCTCGTGCAGCCGCACCCGCAGGCGGGACGCGGCGCTGTCGAGCACCCTGAGGTGCCGACCCGCGTGGATCTCGGTGGCCAGGCCCGGGCCCTGCGACCGGCTGTAGGCCGGCAGCGGCCGGGTCAGGGTCCACGTGCGGCCAGGCGCCGGCAGGGTGCCTAAGGTCGCCATCGCAAGGTGCCGCCGCTGATGGCGTTCTACAGCCCGGATCAGGCTATGGGCCAGACCCTGCGCCAGCTCATCGGGCATCTGGAGGAGGAAGGGCGCCCGGGGCTGGGGGAGCAGGTCTCGATCACCTGGCTCCGTTACGGGACTTCCCTGCTGGGGGCCGCCGAGGGCCTGGGCCAGGAGGCCTTCTGGGGCCAGGCCGTGACGGGTGCCAGCTGGGAGGGGGAGAGGCCGCGCTATCCCGCCAGCGTCGTGAAGCTGGTGTATCTGGTGGCCGCCGAAGCCTGGCTGCAACGCCAGCTGATCCAGGAGGGTCCGGAACTGCGTCGAGCCCTGGCCGACATGGTGCGCGACTCCGGCAACGACGCCACCAGCCTGGTGGTGGATCTGCTCACCGGCACCACCAGCGGCCCGTCCCTGCCCCCCGCTCGGGCGGCGGTCTGGTGCCGCCAGCGCCAGGTGGTCAACGACTGGCTGGCGCGCCTTGGCTGGAGCGAGGTGGCGGGGGTGAACGCTTGCCAGAAGACCTGGGCGGAGGGGCCCTATGGCCGCGAGCGGGACTTCTACGGCGCCCAGCTGGAGAATCGCAACCGCCTCAGCACGGATTTCACGGCCCGCCTGCTGCACGCGGTGATGGCCGGAGCCGCGGTGTCCCCGCCGGCCTGCCGCCGCATGATGGCCCTGCTGGGACGCTCCCTCGATCCCGAGGGTCGGGCCGCCGATCCCGAGAATCAGGTGGATGGTTTCCTCGGGGCTGCTCTGCCGCAGGGGTCCCGGCTGTGGAGCAAGGCCGGCTGGATGAGCCAGGCGCGCCACGACGCCGCCTATGTGGAGGTGGAGGGCAAGGCGCCGATGCTGCTGGTGGTGTTCAGCGAGGGACGGGCCCGGGCCGCCGATGCCAGCCTGCTGCCGGCCCTTGCCACCGCCCTGTTGGACGCCTGAACCTGAACGTGCGGCAGGACTGGCCGGTTCAGGCAGGGCAGCGTGCTGGCCGCCTGTGTCGGGCGGAGGCGCATCGCCAGGCTCTGAGCAAACCTGGCGTGGACGGCCTTGGAAGGGCCGGAAACGGAGAGGGAGGGATTCGAACCCTCGACAGAAGTTGCCCTCTGTAACTCCTTAGCAGGGAGCCGCTTTCAACCACTCAGCCACCTCTCCAGTGGCCAAGAGAGCTTATCAGGGCTCGGTCGCCGTCTCAGATTCCGGGGGCACGGCCAGGCGCGGCAGGCGGTGCTTGAAGCCGCAGAGGATCTCCCAGGGGATCGTGCCGCAGCGTTCGCTCCAGTCGAGGGGGCTGATCGTCTCCCCTCCCTGCTCGCCCAGCAGGGTGACCAGGCTGCCCACCTCGATCCGGGGGGCCTCGGTGGCGTCAATCACCAGCTGGTCCATGGTGATGGCGCCCACCTGGGGCAGGCGCCGGCCGTCGAAGAGCACGTCCATGCGGTTGGAGAGCTGGCGGGGCACCCCGTCGGCGTAACCGATCGACACCACCGCCAGGAGGCTGGGCCGGCTGGTGCGGAAGCGGTGGCCGTAGCTGACGCCGACCCCCGCCCCCACCTGGCGCAGCAGGGTGACGCGGGCGTGGATCTGCAGGGCTGGCCGCAGGGACACCACACCGGCCAGGTGGGGCGCCGGCGGCTGGCCGTAGAGGGCCAGGCCGACCCGGACCAGGTCGTAGTGCTGCTGGTGCCCCCGCAGGGTGCCGGCGGAGTTGGCGAGGTGCCGGCAGCCGGCCGGCAGCCCCTGTTCGTTCAGGCTGGAGAGGACGCTCTCGAAGCGCCGTTGCTGGAGGTCGCTGAGGCCGTCGTCCTCCTCCGGAGGGGCATCGGCGCAGGCCAGGTGGGAATAGATCCCCGCCAGCTCGATGGCCTCCATGCCCCGCAGGGCCGCCACCAGCCTGGGGCCCTCCTGCCAGTCGGCGCCGAGGCGGGCCATGCCGGTGTCCAGCTTGAGCTGGACGGCCATGGTGCGGCCGCTGCCGCTGGCCAGGTTCTGGCAGAGCAGGGCCTCCCGCATGCTGCTGAGCGTCGGCATCAGTTGCCAGCGCAGGCAGCTGCGCAGCTCCTCGGGCTGGGTGAGGTTGCCCAGCACCAGCACCGGGGCGGAGATGCCGGCGCGGCGCAGCTGCACCCCTTCCGCCAGGGTGGCGACGCCGAAACAGGCCGCCCCCGCCTCCAGGGCGGCCCGGGCCACTGGCAGGGCGCCGTGGCCGTAGGCGTCGGCCTTGACCACGGCCATCAGTTGGGTGGCCGGCCCGATGTGGCGTTGCAGGGCCCGCACGTTGGCCTGGATGGCCGCGGTGTTGACCTCCACCCAGGCCCGCTGCCGCGACGGCTGGGTCTCCTCCGTCGCACTGGTGGGGGCGAGCGAGGCGCTGGTCATGGACGCCGGTGCAGGGTGTGGACCATGGATTTGATGGGAATCCCGTTAGCATGCCGCGTATCCAGCGGACTGGAATGGGCCACGTACTCGTTCTGAATGCGTCCTACGAACCGCTGAACATCACCACCTGGCGTCGAGCCATGGTGATGCTGCTCAAGGGGAAGGCCGAAGGCTTGGAGCATGACCCTGAAAAGACGATTCGCCCCGACCATTTCCTGCCCACGGTGATCCGGCTGCGCCAGTTCGTGCGGGTGCCCTACAAGCCGCTTCCTCTCACACGCCGCAACGTCTTTCACCGCGACGGCCACGCCTGTCAGTACTGCGGCTTCAGTGGCGAGCAGCTCTCGATCGACCACGTGGTGCCCCGCAGCCGGGGCGGCACCGACGTCTGGGAGAACGTCACCACCGCCTGCCTGCCCTGCAACGTACGCAAGGGCAACCGCACCCCCAGGGAGGCGGGCATGCCCCTGGCACGGGAGCCGCGCCGGCCCCTGGGCAGCCTGAGCTTCGAGGCCAACCGGCGCATCCGCTCCGGCCAGCATCAGGAGTGGGCCAAGTACGTCATCGGCGCCTGAATCGCCCTCGCGTTCAATCACTCCGCCCATTCGCCGAGGTCATCCACCAGTGCCGGTGGCCTCGAGGGCAAGTGCCTCAAGACCCTGGCGCTGCTCCTCGGCGATGCAGGCGCCGATCAGGTCTTCGATCTGGCCGGCCAGCACGGGCTCCAGGGAGAAGTTGCGTCCCAGCCGATGGTCGGTGACCCGGTTGTCCTTGGCGTTGTAGGTGCGGATCTTCTCGCTGCGGTCGCCGCTGCCCACCTGGGCTCGGCGCACGGAGCGCTCCTCGGCATTCGCTTCCGCCAGCTGGCGCTCGTAGAGCTTGGCCCGCAGGATCTCCATCGCCCGCTCCCGGTTCTGCATCTGGGAGCGTTCCTGGGTGCAGAACACCCGGATGCCGGTGGGTTTGTGCAGCAGGTCGACGGCCGTTTCCACCTTGTTGACGTTCTGGCCGCCGGCGCCGCCCGAGCGGGCCGTGCTGATGTCCAGATCCCCCGGATCGATCTGCACCTCCACCGGATCGGCCTCAGGCATCACCGCGACGGTGGCGGTGGAGGTGTGCACCCGACCCTGGGACTCGGTGGCCGGCACCCGCTGCACGCGGTGCACGCCCGCCTCGAACTTCAGCTGGCTGTAGACCCCATCGCCGCGGATGGCGAGGATCAGTTCCTTGTAGCCGCCCAGGTCGGCCTCAGAAGCACTGACCGGCTGCACCTGCCAGCCCTGGTTCTGGGCATAGCGCTCGTACATGCGGGCCAGATCGCCTGCCCAGAGGCTGGCCTCGTCGCCGCCGGCCCCGGCACGGATCTCCAGCATGACGCTGCGTTCGTCGCGGGGATCCGAGGGCAGCAGGCTGAGGGTGAGCCGCGCGTTCAGGGCCGTGATCAGGCCCTCGAGGCTGACCAGCTCCTCGGCGGCCAGGGCCACCAGCTCCTCGGCGGCGGGATCATCGCGGTGGCCCTTCAGCAGGGAGCGGGCCTCGTCGCGCTCCTGCTCCAGCTTGCGCAGCCGCTGGTAATCGTTGACCAGGGGCTCCAACCGGGCCCGCTCACGGGCGATCGCCTGCAGGCGGGCCGGATCGGAGGCCACCGCCGGGTCGGCCAGCTGGCGCTCCAGGGTCTGGAAGGTGCGGCAGGCGGTGTCCAGCCGGGATTGCAGCAGTTCGGAATCCATGGGCGGCACCCGAAACGGAAAAAGCCGGGTGCTGGGGGCACCCGGCCGGAGACACACCGGGCCGAATCAGTGGTCTGATTCGGGCGGCCGGCGTCGGTCTGAGGAGTTCAGGCTGACGGAGTCAGGCTTCGGTGGCCGCCGGGGTCTCGGCTTCGACGGCGGCGGGCGCCTCGGCAGGCTTGGCGGCCTTCTTGGCACCGGAGGCGGAATCGGTGCTGCCCATCCCGTACTTGCGCATGAAACGATCCACCCGGCCCTCGGTGTCGAGGATCTTCTGGGTGCCTGTGTAGAAGGGGTGGTTGCCGCTCCACACGTCGACCGTGAGTTCGGGGTGGGTGGAGCCGGTGGTCATGACCACCTCCCCGTTGCAGATCACCTTGGCGTCCGGATACCAGGTGGGATGGATGTCGGCTTTCGGCATGACGAAAATCAGCGCTTGGAGAACTGGGGAGCTTTGCGGGCTTTCTTGAGGCCGTACTTGCGACGCTCCTTGGCCCGGGGATCGCGGCTCAGGTGGCCTTCAATCTTCAGCGGCTTGCGGTTGTCGGGCGACAGGTCGCAGAGGGCGCGGGCCGCACCCTGCTTGATGGCATCGGCCTGGCCGGTGAGGCCACCGCCGCGCACGTTGACGAGCAGGTCGTACTGGGCTTCCAGGCCGAGGGTCTGCAGGGGGGCCTTCACCGCCGCCAGGTAGACGGGGTTGTAGTTGAGGTAGTTGTCGCCGGGGCGGCCATTGATGGTGACGCTGCCACTGCCGGGGACGACCCGCACACGGGCGACGGCGGTCTTGCGACGGCCGGTGCCCCAGTAGACGACGCGGTTGGAGGTGCTGGTCATTGGGCGGCGGTGGCGGGATCGAGGGCGAGGGGCTGGGGCTGCTGAGCGGCGTGGGGATGCTCGGCGCCCTTGTAGACCTTCAGCTTGCGGAACAGCTGGCGGCCAAGGGCGTTGTGGGGAAGCATGCCCTTGATCGCCTTCTCGATGATGCGCTCCGGCAGACGGGCCTGCAGATGCTCGAAGGTTTCGGTCTTCATGCCACCTGGACGGCCGGAATGGCGCCGGTAGATCTTCTGGGTGGCCTTGTTGCCGCTGACGCGCACCTTGTCAGCGTTGATGACCACCACGAAATCACCGGTGTCGAGGTGAGGCGTGAAGGTGGGCTTGTTCTTGCCGCGCAGCACCTGGGCCACTTCACTGGCGAGACGGCCGAGAGTCTGGTCCGCTGCGTCGACCAGGTACCACTGGCGCTCAAGCGAATCGATGGAGGGTGGGGTTGTCTTGTTCATCGCGCCGGCTGGCCGGTTTGGGGTGAGCCCATCGCAGCCGGATGGGTCGGGACAGGGAGATTCGACCCTACCGTGTCGCCGGATCCGGCGAATTCGGCGAGACGCTTTCTGCGTGGGGCCACCGGAAGGGGCACCCTGCAGAGCTGCTCAACCGATCGGAACGCCGATGAACGGATCGGCGGGAGGATCGCACGATTCCAACAGAAATCGCGGTTGACAATCATACCAGGCGGCCCCAGGGAAAATGTCCGTTGGGTAGCCCACCCGCAGCAGGCAAAGCCCCTGGGGCGGTGCGGCCTCCTTGACCGCGTGGCGGGCGCCGCTGCGCCAGCGGTGCAGGAACTCCTCGGCCTCAAGGCGGCCCTCCCCGACGGCCACCAGCTGGCCCATCAGCAGACGCACCATGCCGTACAGAAAGCCGCTGGCCTGCACCTCGGTGACCAGCAGATCACCCTGCCGATTGATGTGCACGTCCTGAACGGTGGTGCGGGCATGGGCGCGGCGGCTGCCCGCCCGCTGGAAGGCGGAGAAGTCGTGCTCCCCCAGCAGAGCCTCCAGACAGCGGGCCATCCGGGCC
This portion of the Cyanobium sp. AMD-g genome encodes:
- a CDS encoding ExeM/NucH family extracellular endonuclease, producing MPALFTGLYSQSFDALASSGSGNAWANDVTLPGWHLFRQPATAPVALATYNADSGTGNAGAVLSYGTTGSGDRALGGLGSGGAFYGSPASGSVAGWFALALSNTTGAAIASLDLTFNGEQWRNGGNTTAHTMQLQWGFGAGFEQVSQWTTPGGSFNWTSPVTGSTAGAVDGNSAGRVAGVGGSLDLSASPWAADATLWLRWAEINDAGNDHGLAIDDLSLSVATPPALPEVSIQAIDAVASESGDGASLRISRTGSTLAALTVPISLAAGAGQAEASDLTSPLPSSVVIPAGASSVDLAIAVLDDALDEGPESLRIELAAPAGHTIASGAASASITIADNDRISRISAVQGDGSSSPLLAQSVTLRAVVVGDFQASAELGGFFLQEEIGDWDTSALTSEGLYVAYPLTGTNVDVVLGDRVLLTGTVGERFGQTAITTVSALTVEAQGRLGDTQRVDIPDLLAQRSSALDLEPYEGMWVRFPETLSVNGLFGQFRFGEVELSAGGLPLQPTNVMEPGPAAFAAEQANARRELVLDDGSNSSYRPAAAATPAAPVRDQLLRRGDTITAVEGVLGFDFGKYRLQPTAPLSFESGNPRPPVPAPAGAGQLRLASFNVLNTFTTLNAGGALTDTGLAPRGSNTAEELERQLTKLSAALVGLRADVIGLMELENDADDATLAAIVARLNAAQPSGSGRLYSFVPTGLIGSDAIKVGLIYDSRAVAPTGPARVLDTAGFTDPLATGSPLNRPALAQGFRELASGEVLNVAVNHLKSKGSGGAAGPDLDQRDGQSAFNATRTAAASELVRWIGTDPTGNGDSDWVVLGDINAYAKEDPIRVLEAAGFRNALPTFTAEPPSSYAFFNPVDMSGALDHMLISPSLVSQAVAATDWSINAAEGAFRDYNLDTNSNGNAASRDFFAPDPYRTSDHDPLLLDLDLGRALPAGLAFSHGVASGDPYADSVILWTRITPPAGFAGLVDVQWEVSRSAGFEAGSIVDSGVITTSVARDWTVKVEADGLSADTVYHYRFRAGAAQSMVGQTKTLPVGSGPVRLAVFSCANFTAAEEFLAYARAAAVHAVNPYDALVHVGDYIYEYGPGGFGEAEDAAGDRGFLPNREIVSLDDYRLRYAQYHTDANLQALRAAAPLIAIWDDHETANDSWAGGAQNHQSATEGDWISRRDAALKAYHEWLPIREPGLRQSGDGATALTPLTQGYRSFDFGDVLALHILETRLTARDEQLEYPDAAAVQARIGAILADPSLVAAYANRLGLTPPASPAAVPAFAAGLAPLVTQELVLATVQQAWGDPGRDLLGDSQMAWLQQRMAGSSAAWQVLGQSVLMQSMAVPAELLLDAGNPALLDKYAAPLQKLATGTPFNQLSPAEQALFAEAGKIPYNLDAWDGYGVERETILQSALALGKRLISLAGDTHNAWAGVLDTMTAGTRPAGSLAGLEFATPGVTSPGLERYLPGADAYIRANYPAVDGLDGLFMGYINGLAYADVNRRGFLDLTVSTDRVDGAFHLLSGTDPITDQPAWAIETVTGSADLSLAVAPERGGPILWQTGWKELDLVFGAAVDNGGNVTLLDPATFGAVPEQGIQFANVTVIGSEAPDSVYVGVGSRTEGRGGSDQFFNTESLGGNVLVGGGGGDQFFLGQARDVVIGGRLIDPAATPGLAPATALADNEADQFLIDSSVAAQAAEPLQIRDFEVGKDLALIDGIQVQGSWAQIQQALAAAGIQANAAPELATPSAPPALTVIPGVQVLQNLGAFGLDADGDSLRLVVLEGPAWIRADHRTLSITAPAGFGPADLASLNLRLGFFDGQAVTAFTPTLTIGAIPPSEPGNPVVVVITPGGDSQVVAVNITGGTFQADRPFQVVPTSSPLDPEDQSAVDFGIDLDPGLAQATVSFELAALTVGAPFNDTPTSRWTAASTNPATGAMAPLTYDPRQGSGARFYDLDADGAAEFLHLSLRDGGPGDQGPAADGEILQSVTAGTVDLKPVFDRVDPFTLTVADPSKAAASASLVLRATLTGRPASSNQIGYVVLEANELAGADTLLADLAAIRSRAQTLFSTLESSDVSLAAGTTFDREILLVNGQSVRFFEVVDASLEDLSSASDTRLRFFRPDAPSSLNRSVSFASSTGVDVALELLDTDQGLDALIGQEQGLAPVLDFTAFSAAQAVQGTLVLSREADFDAITGFYRALDAGGTVRDAAGNLVRPGEANYRSAALRADNLVTELQDLQVGDNASSVTAVTISESSFLAPFAQVRGQTFFAYAGANSDGIGHFRSLGTNLFGLEDVLGGGDRDFDDHVIGFNFSQVV
- a CDS encoding photosystem I reaction center subunit XI, coding for MTVTPVADPTVGNLATPVNSSYFTKAFLNALPAYRPSLSPNRRGLEVGMAHGYFLYGPFAYTGPLRATEFASTAGLLAAIGLVSILTICLSIYGTAGSGPNVQPADATIDNPPADLFTKAGWAEFASGFWLGGCGGAAFAWFLCSTAIQSPLANIAGGVWSVG
- the psaI gene encoding photosystem I reaction center subunit VIII, which produces MPSVMVPLVGILGAAVAMALLFNVIEATD
- a CDS encoding glycosyltransferase family 2 protein — protein: MAETASLSVVVPLYNEEASVPLLVEKLLAALRPLGRPFELVLVDDGSKDGTQAVLRHLASQVPELVAVLLRRNYGQTAAMAAGFDASGGGVIVTLDGDLQNDPADIPLLLTRLEQDDLDLVSGWRQHRQDGALNRLLPSLVANRLIARVTGVRLHDYGCSLKAYRREVVSDMNLYGELHRFLPALAFIEGARIGEVKVSHQARLYGRSNYGLDRTFRVLMDLLTVWFMKRFLTRPMHVFGFAGLLALGAGLAIALWLVGEKLLLGADIGNRPLLLMAVLAILSGVQLFSFGLLAELQMRTYHESQGRPIYRVRATLRGGAG
- a CDS encoding C40 family peptidase — protein: MATLGTLPAPGRTWTLTRPLPAYSRSQGPGLATEIHAGRHLRVLDSAASRLRVRLHEDGYPCWVEALALESHGQAAPPPPLPRLDRARIAARLEAVLAFAEAARHQPNRYLWGGTLGPDFDCSGLVQSAFAQAGIWLPRDAYLQERFCRPVAVASGVTSLLLPGDLIFFGTPRRCTHVALHLGGGRYLHSSGRQHGRDGIGIDDLNPRNQDPVACHYRAELRGAGRVMHSHDGSPLPP
- a CDS encoding serine hydrolase, yielding MAFYSPDQAMGQTLRQLIGHLEEEGRPGLGEQVSITWLRYGTSLLGAAEGLGQEAFWGQAVTGASWEGERPRYPASVVKLVYLVAAEAWLQRQLIQEGPELRRALADMVRDSGNDATSLVVDLLTGTTSGPSLPPARAAVWCRQRQVVNDWLARLGWSEVAGVNACQKTWAEGPYGRERDFYGAQLENRNRLSTDFTARLLHAVMAGAAVSPPACRRMMALLGRSLDPEGRAADPENQVDGFLGAALPQGSRLWSKAGWMSQARHDAAYVEVEGKAPMLLVVFSEGRARAADASLLPALATALLDA